The Oncorhynchus nerka isolate Pitt River linkage group LG5, Oner_Uvic_2.0, whole genome shotgun sequence nucleotide sequence gtcacagtggtcaggtattctgcccctgtgtactctctgtttagggtcagtcacagtggtcaggtattttgtcaagtaattatctttttattTTGTCATTATTTGGTTTGTTCTAAttgtgttctttctctctctctttctctctctctctttctctttctctctttctctttctctctttctcctcacgtctctctttctctctcctcacgtctctctctctctcttctctctctctctctctctttctctctctctctctctcctcacgtctctctttctctctctctctctctcctcacgtctctctttctctctctctcctcacgtctctctttctctctctctcctcacgtctctctttctctctctcctcacgtctctctctttctctctctctctcctcacgtctctctctttctctctctctcctcacgtctctctctttctctctctctcacgtctctctctttctctctctctctcctcacgtctctctctttctctctctctctcctcacgtctctctctttctctctctctctcctcacgtctctctctttctctctctctctcctcacgtctctctctttctctctctctctcctcacgtctctctctttctctctctctcgtctctctctttctctctctcctcacgtctctctctttctctctctctctcctcacgtctctctctttctctctctctctcctcacgtctctctctttctctctctctctcctcacgtctctctctttctctctctctcctcacgtctctctctctctctcctcacgtctctctctctttatctttctttctctctcctcacgtctctctctttctctctctcttccctcacatctctctttctctctctcctcacgtctccctctctctctcctctccctctctctccccaggttcTGCAGCCCGTGTGTTCTAAGGAAGGCAGAATGCAGACCATgaagtgtgtagtggtgggggacGGTGCTGTGGGTAAAACATGCCTCCTCATCTCCTACACCACCAATGCTTTCCCAGAGGAGTACATCCCCACCGTGTTCGACAACTACAGCGCCCAGGTTCACCTGTGttttcctctgtctgtgtgttcgtctgcgtgtgtgtgttttttacagCTGGGTTtttacatctctgtgtgtgtgtgtgtgtgtgtgtgtgtgtgtgtgtgtgtgtcgcagaTGACGGTAGATGGTCGCAGCATCAGCCTCAACCTGTGGGACACAGCCGGACAAGAGGAGTACGACCGCCTCCGTACTCTGTCCTACCCCCAATCCAACGTCTTCGTCATCTGTTTCTCCATCGGGAGTCCTTCCTCCCACGCCAACGTCCGCCACAAGTGGCACCCGGAGGTGTCTCACCACTGCCCCAGCGTGCCCATCCTCCTAGTGGGGACCAAGAGGGACCTGAGGAGTGATGGGGAGACGGTGAAGAAGCTGAAGGAGCAGGGTTTAGCTCCCACCACACAGCAACAGGGGAACAGCATGGCTAAGCAGATAGGAGCGGTGAAGTACATGGAATGCTCTGCTCTGACGCAGGAAGGGGTCAGGGAAGTGTTCAGCGAGGCAGTACGGGCCGTGTTGTATCCCGTTACCAAAAAGAATGCCAAGAAGTGTGTACTGTTGTAATGAAATGGGTTGGTGGCTGGGACTAAGGGAGGCAcatggatggagagagtgaggagaaaaGACTGGAGAGAGACTATGACGGGGAGCAAGTTTGAGTTTGTTGGAGGAGATGGACTCAGGCCCCTCTGCCTGTAAAGACTCTTGATTCAGCtcacttctctccttcctccagtaccctcaaaatcaaatcaggacctcgaagccagttccacggCATTTATTTAGTTCCTTCTTACTCTCTAATCAGGGAAAAgctttagacctgggacaccaggtgggagCAATTCATAATCAGGCAGAACTGAAAACCAGTTGTAgtctggacctcgtagggtcagagttgaataccCTGGCTCTATTCTTTTCCTCTCTGCAGAGTTTAATCCACTTCTCATTGTATCACCAAAGTGACTATGCCAACAGAGCTGCAGGGGAGAATATAGTCTTTCTCTCCAACAGTCTGCTCAAACTCCTATTAATGTTATCTATTGATATCACTTGATTTGTAGCAATGTTCGAAAAGATGCTTCTGCATTAGCTAATACAATCGGTCTAGAAGATGCTTCTGCATTAGCTAATACAATCGGTCTAGAAGATGCTTCTGCATTAGCTAATACAATCGGTCTAGAAGATGCTTCTGCATTAGCTAATACAATCGGTCTATAAGATGCTTCTGTATTAGCTAATACAATCGGTCTAGAAGATGCTTCTGCATTAGCTAATACAATCGGTCTAGAAGATGCTTCTGCATTAGCTAATACAATCGGTCTAGAAGATGCTTCTGCATTAGCTAATACAATCGGTCTATAAGATGCTTCTGTATTAGCTAATACAATCGGTCTAGAAGATGCTTCTGCATTAGCTAATACAATCGGTCTAGAAGATGCTTCTGCATTAGCTAATACAATCGGTCTAGAAGATGCTTCTGCATTAGCTAATACAATCGGTCTAGAAGATGCTTCTGCATTAGCTAATACAGTCGGTCTATAAGATGCTTCTGTATTAGCTAATACAGTCGGTCTAAAAGATGCTTCTGCCTTAGCTAATACAATCGGTCTATAAGATGCTTCTGCATTAGCTAATACAATCGGTCTATAAGATGCTTCTGTATTAGCTAATACAATCAGTCTAGAAGATGCTTCTGCATTAGCTAATACAGTCGGTCTATAAGATGCTTCTGCATTAGCTAATACAGTCGGTCTATAAGATGCTTCTGCCTTAGCTAATACAATCGGTCTAAAAGATGCTTCTGCATTAGCTAATACAATCGGTCTATAAGATGCTTCTGCATTAGCTAATACAATCGGTCTAAAAGATGCTTCTGCATTAGCTAATACAATCGGTCTATAAGATGCTTCTGCATTAGCTAATACAATCGGTCTAGAAGATGCTTCTGCATTAGCTAATACAATCGGTCTATAAGATGCTTCTGCATTAGCTAATACAATCGGTCTATAAGATGCTTCTGCCTTAGCTAATACAATCGGTCTATAAGATGCTTCTGCATTAGCTAATACAGTCGGTCTATAAGATGCTTCTGCATTAGCTAATACAGTCGGTCTATAAGATGCTTCTGCATTAGCTAATACAGTCGGTCTAAAAGATGCTTCTGCCTTAGCTAATACAATCTGTCTAAAAGATGCTTCTGCATTAGCTAATACAATCGGTCTATAAGATGCTTCTGCATTAGCTAATACAATCGGTCTATAAGATGCTTCTGCATTAGCTAATACAATCGGTCTATAAGATGCTTCTGCCTTAGCTAATACAATCGGTCTATAAGATGCTTCTGCCTTAGCTAATACAATCGGTCTAAAAGATGCTTCTGCCTTAGCTAATACAATCGGTCTATAAGATGCTTCTGCATTAGCTAATACAATCGGTCTATAAGATGCTTCTGCCTTAGCTAATACAATCAGTCTAAAAGATGCTTCTGCCTTAGCTAATACAATCAGTCTAAAAGATGCTTCTGCATTAGCTAATACAATCGGTCTAAAAGATGCTTCTGCCTTAGCTAATACAGTCGGTCTATTTTGTTTTGTGCAATCCCTTTTTGAGATGTTCCATAATGACAGATCcccaacctgatagagctggaGAGACGAGCTTTAGTATAAAGGTATCCACTCCCTCCATCACAGCCTATCCAGTCAGCTATTCAGGATACTCATCGAGTACTGTTGAAACCACACCTGGAAATAGCCTATAGGTTTTGGGCATCTTGTTTTGTGCAGCTCTCTGCTTTAGCTAGGTGTCCAGTTTGCCTTCTTAATTTACCTCCAAATGACCCTAAACCTTCTTAATTAACCTTCAAATTACCCTAAACCTTCTTAATTTACCTTCAAATGACCCTAAACCTTCTTAATTAACCTTCAAATTACCCTAAACCTTCTTAATTTACCTTCAAATTACCCTAAACCTTCTTAATTTACCTCCAAATGACCCTAAACCTTCTTAATTTACCTTCAAATTACCCTAAACCTTCTTAATTCACCTTCAAATGACCCTAAACGTTCTTAATTTACCTTCAAATTACCCTAAACCTTCTTAATTTACCTCCAAATGACCCTAAACCTTCTTAATTCACCTTCAAATGACCCTAAACCTTCTTAATTTACCTTCAAATTACCCTAAACCTTCTTAATTCACCTTCAAATGACCCTAAACCTTCTTAATTTACCTTCAAATTACCCTAAACCTTCTTAATTTACCTCCAAATGACCCTAAAACTTCTTAATTTACCTCCAAATGACCCTTAAACCTTCTTAATTTACCTTCAAATGACCCTAAACCTTCTTAATTTACCTTCAAATGGACATTAGCCTAATCCAATTATGATGCAAGGGCCAAATCAACGGGGTTGTGGGCAGACCTTTTAAAATCAATGAATCGAATGGTTGGATGAATGTTGTGAGTTTTTATGATTAATGCTGACAAGAATGATGGAACGACAGAAATATCAGATTGTTGTTTCCGGTTATTTATGCAAATGACATTTTATGTGCCTTATTGTATGATATTTGATTTTTAAATTTTATCTACCTTTTTTTAAATCTAGATGTACATGCATTAGATCCCAAAATGATTTTATTAGAAATATGTTGTGTGTGTACTAGTCTCTGGGAGTAACTCAACATTACATCCTCTCAGAAGAACCTAAGCTTCTTTCAGAAAGTGCCATGAAACAAACCTTTTGATTTTACACGATGTTTCCTCCCTCTCGGAAACGGATGTAGAGCTGACATCAGAGAGGTGGTGTGGGTGTTGTGGTGTGAACTTGTGTTCACAGCCTTCAGCGTTTGCCACTAGAATGTGATTTATGCTACAGCCTATACGATGCTGGTAAATGAGCGGTGGGGTTTACAGGCTCTGTGATAACTGACAACGGCAGCAGGAAGTAGGGCTCAGATTCCAGTAACTGTACATTATTTAGGCTTGTCTTTTTATTTCTGCATCTTTTTATTAAATGAATGAACCACGGGTGGTTTTTATAGTCTGGAAAGGGTATCATACTGAAAATGTACAGGGCCAAACCTGAAGATCTATTTAAGTGTGCATCACAAATGGCACACTACTCCCTTTTCTAGTGCATTACATAAGTAATCAGGGTGTCATATGGGACTTAGTGTATGAAAGCCTAAACCAAGAGAGCAATAAAACCTCATTCCTTTCTTTATTCAaaatttttttaatcaatttattCAGGTGATCAGCTGTTAGTTTGAATGTAAACCTAACCAAAACCAGTCATGGGACTGCTCTTCTAGGTAAGGAGAGAGATGCAAATGGTTATTTATTGGGGGGGGTGGGTGGACTCTTGAGTTGGAAGAACCATGTTATTCCACCTCTCAAGTTGCAGAGGGAGTTTGCTTCATTCTGTcaagagaagagaggtggaggtcCTTCAGGGCTTTGTGGAAACAGATGTTAGTTTGACAGATCACTGTGTTGTGTAGAGGATTGAATGAAAGCGTGTGTCTGTTAGTGGAAATCCTGTTTCCGTGTCCTGATTTCACTCTCTGAACATGCTGTTAAACATCACACACCTGGGGCCTTTCCAtcttacagctgtgtgtgtgtgtgtgtgtgtgtgtgtgtgtgtttcccaaatTCCAGGGGACCCCAAGAGGTGTGTGTTTTGGGTGTTGCCATGGCACTACACAGTTGATTAAAATAATCAAAGCTGGATGATTAGTTGTTTATTTGAACCAACTGTGTAGTGCCATGGCAACaccccgggggggggggggggactccaTTTATTATACACTGGGAACTAGTTTTATCTGTAGAATTTTTGTAATTATATATAAAAGTGTATTTGTATAAATGAACTAACAATGAGATTATTTTAAACTATGCTAAATACAATTCTTCTAGTGAAATAGTGACGTGCTATTCCCTGTTTGGCGTTCTCTGCTTCTGCAGATG carries:
- the LOC135571758 gene encoding rho-related GTP-binding protein RhoG-like isoform X2, whose product is MQTMKCVVVGDGAVGKTCLLISYTTNAFPEEYIPTVFDNYSAQMTVDGRSISLNLWDTAGQEEYDRLRTLSYPQSNVFVICFSIGSPSSHANVRHKWHPEVSHHCPSVPILLVGTKRDLRSDGETVKKLKEQGLAPTTQQQGNSMAKQIGAVKYMECSALTQEGVREVFSEAVRAVLYPVTKKNAKKCVLL
- the LOC135571758 gene encoding rho-related GTP-binding protein RhoG-like isoform X1, whose translation is MQTMKCVVVGDGAVGKTCLLISYTTNAFPEEYIPTVFDNYSAQVHLCFPLSVCSSACVCFLQLGFYISVCVCVCVCVCVCVSQMTVDGRSISLNLWDTAGQEEYDRLRTLSYPQSNVFVICFSIGSPSSHANVRHKWHPEVSHHCPSVPILLVGTKRDLRSDGETVKKLKEQGLAPTTQQQGNSMAKQIGAVKYMECSALTQEGVREVFSEAVRAVLYPVTKKNAKKCVLL